The Mucilaginibacter terrenus genome has a segment encoding these proteins:
- a CDS encoding ArsR/SmtB family transcription factor — protein sequence MRRDVFQAIADPTRREIINMLANRQLNLNAVAENFNISRPAVSKHIRILTECGLITIQHQGRERYCKANLKKLKQVADWAAQYRSFWNSKLDALENFLNEEQTNNL from the coding sequence ATGAGAAGAGATGTTTTCCAGGCAATTGCCGACCCTACCCGGCGCGAGATTATAAATATGCTCGCAAACCGGCAACTTAACCTTAATGCTGTCGCCGAAAATTTCAATATAAGCAGGCCTGCTGTATCTAAGCATATCCGAATATTGACCGAATGCGGGCTTATCACCATTCAACATCAAGGCCGCGAACGCTATTGTAAAGCTAATTTGAAAAAACTGAAGCAGGTGGCTGACTGGGCGGCGCAGTATCGTAGCTTTTGGAACAGCAAGTTAGACGCTCTCGAGAACTTTCTTAACGAAGAACAAACCAACAATCTATAA
- a CDS encoding SRPBCC family protein, translated as METQPLIVERTLAAPVSKIWQALTDNEKMKKWYFQLENFEARVGFEFEFVGQGRKGEKYLHKCRVTAVEFQKKLSYTWAYENYPGSSEVSFELFPEGDSTLVRITHSGLETMPDSPDFAISSFTEGWTYILGTSLKQFVEEV; from the coding sequence ATGGAAACACAACCGTTAATTGTAGAACGCACCTTAGCTGCGCCGGTAAGCAAAATATGGCAGGCACTTACCGACAACGAAAAAATGAAAAAGTGGTACTTTCAACTTGAAAACTTTGAGGCCCGTGTTGGTTTTGAGTTTGAGTTTGTGGGCCAGGGCCGCAAGGGCGAAAAGTATTTACACAAGTGCAGGGTTACAGCCGTTGAATTTCAGAAAAAGCTGAGTTATACCTGGGCCTATGAAAATTATCCCGGTAGTAGCGAGGTGAGCTTTGAGTTGTTTCCGGAGGGCGATAGCACGCTGGTGCGAATCACACATAGCGGACTGGAAACTATGCCGGACAGCCCCGACTTTGCAATATCAAGCTTTACTGAAGGCTGGACATACATCTTAGGAACAAGCCTTAAGCAATTTGTAGAAGAAGTATAA